From Cystobacter fuscus DSM 2262:
GTATCCCGGGCGCCGCACGCGTGGTGCTCACGACCAGTGCGGCCGCGTGGCTCGCCGCGTGTGCCACGTCCGCGCCGCTGGACAAGGCACCCGCGCCGACGCAGCCCACCGCGGAGGCCGCCCCCCCGGCCCGCTCGCCGAAACCCACCTACGGTGGCTTTGGCGTGGACACCGCGGGAATGGACACCTCCGTCGCGCCCGGTGACAACTTCTACCGCTTCGTCAATGGCACGTGGCACGACAAGGTGGAGATCCCCGCCGACAGGTCGAGCTACGGCATGTTCACCACGCTCGCGGAAGAGGCGAGCCGGCGCACGCGCGCGCTGATCGAGGAGTCCGCGGGCGCCAACGCGCCCGAGGGCAGCGAGGTCCGCAAGCTGGGTGACCTGTTCGCGAGCTTCATGGACGAGGCGGCCATCGAGGCGAAGGGCATGGCACCGCTCGCGCCCGAGCTCGGCCGCATCGCCGCCATCGCCAACCGCAAGCAGCTCGCCGCCGCCCTCGGCGACACCCTGCGCGCCGATGTGGATCCGCTCAACACGGGCCACGTCAACACGGACCGGCTGCTCGGCCTCTGGGTGTCCGAGGACCTGAACGAGCCCTCCCGTTATGCCGCCTATCTGCTGCAAGGAGGCCTGGGGCTGCCGGATCGCGACTACTACCTCGTCGACAACGAGCGCTTCACGGAGGTCCGTCAGAAATACCAGCAGCACATCGCCGCCATGCTGCGCCTGGCGGGCATCACCGACCCGGAGGCCCGGGCCAAACGCATCCTCGAGCTCGAGCGCGACATCGCGCGGGTGCATTGGAGCCAGGTGGACACGCGGGACGTGCTCAAGGCCAACAATCCCTGGCCCCGGGAGGAGCTGGCGCGGCGCGCGCCCGGCCTCGACTGGGACACCTACCTGGGCGCCGCGGGCCTCGGGCAACAGCGCGAGTTCATCGTCTGGCAGCCGAGCGCGCTGACGGGAATCGCGAAGCTCGTCGGTGGCGCGCCCCTGCAGACCTGGAAGGACTACCTGACCTTCCACGCCATCGAGCGCGCCGCGCCCTTCCTGCCCAAGGCCTTCGTCGAGGAGAACTTCGCGTTCAATGGCCGGGTGCTCTCCGGCGCGCAACAGTTGCGCGAGCGCTGGAAGCGGGGCGTCGACGTGACCGGCGGGGCGATGGGCGAGGCCATCGGCAAGCTCTACGTCGAGAAGTATTTCCCGCCGGAGGCCAAGGCGGAGGCCGACAAGATGGTGCGCAACATCATCGCGGCGTTCGATCGGCGCATCGACGCCCTGGCGTGGATGTCCCCGGAGACGAAGAAGCGCGCGAAGGAGAAGCTCGCCACCCTCCAGGTGGGCATCGGCCACCCGGCCCGGTGGCGTGACTACTCGGAGCTGGAGATCGTGCGGGGGGACGCCTACGGCAACACCGAGCGCGCGTCGCGCTTCGAGTACCAGCGCGACCTGCGCAAGCTCGGCAAGCCGGTGGACAGGTCGGAGTGGTTCATGGTTCCGCAGCTCGTGAACGCGCTGAACTCCCCGCAGCAGAACTCCATCATCTTCCCCGCGGCCATCCTCCAACCGCCCTTCTTCGACGCGCACGCGGACCCGGCGGTGAACTACGGTGGCATCGGCTCCGTCATCGGGCACGAAATCGTTCACAGCTTCGACGACGTGGGCGCGCAGTTCGACGCGCGCGGCAAGCTGGAGAACTGGTGGACCCAGCAGGACGCGGCGAAGTTCAAGGCGGCTGGCCAGGCGCTCGCCGCGCAGTACAGCGCCTACCGGCCGCTGCCCGACGTCTCGGTCAACGGCGAGCTGACCCTCGGCGAGAACATCGCCGATGTCGCCGGGCTGGCGATCGCCCATGACGCCTACCGGCTGTCACTGGGTGGGCAGCCGGCGCCGGTGCTCGATGGCTTCTCCGGCGAGCAGCGCTTCTTCCTCGGCTTCGGTCAGGTCTGGCGCAACAAGTACCGCGAGCCGACGCTCCGCCGCCTGCTGCTGACGGATGGGCACTCGCCGGGCGAGTACCGCGCCTCGACCGTGCGCAACCAGGATGCCTGGTACGAGGCCTTTGGCGCCACGCCTGGTCAGGCCCTCTACCTCGCTCCCGAGCAGCGCGTGCGCATCTGGTGAGGGTGTGAAGCGAGGCACCGAGGAGCAGGAAGTCCTCGGTGCCAACGAGCGGGGCCGCGCATCCATGAACGTGGAGCCGTTCCACACGGGCCGGCTTTCACGTGTCGAAGCGATAGGTGGTCTCGCCGCTGGAAGCTCGCGTCGCGAACCGCTGACAGAACGTGTTCAGCTCGGAGTAGGAGTCAGTCGGCAAGACGCCCCGAAACTCCAGATGGGTCACGAGGCAGAAGAGCGAGACCTCCAGGAAGCTCAGGTCCCGATGCGGCGGGAGCGAGGCGAGCGCGGGCCTCGCGTTCTCCTCCAGCCACGACATCATGTTGCTCAACCCCTTTCGCATCTTCGCGCGGTGGGCATCGCTGTCGCTGGTGCCGGCCAGCCCGGCCATGATCAGCGCCACTTCCGTCGCCATGGCCTGAAGCACGAGCTCCTGCGCATTGGCGAGCAATGGCTCGTCGAGGTCTTCTGGCCAGACCACGCGGGGACTGGGACTCGAGCGCCGCCACAGCTCGCGACAGACATTGAGCGCACCGAACCAGACACCTCGGGACGTCCGCAAGACCGGGATGCGGAGCGCGGGGTTGCCGCCGTAGTCCTCCGGATTGGAGGACATGAGGTCGCGCACCACCTGGAAGGAGTAGTCGACGCGCATCTCCGCGGCGAAGATCCGCGTGACGCGCGTGAAGTGTGAGCTCGAGCGGCCGATGAGGACTGGTCTGGCGAGTTCTTCGAGTGCAGCGGGCATGCGTGTTCCTCCGAATCCGGGGCAAGAGCCATCCTGAGCTGACACCGTACACGAGCGCCTGCCCAGGCCCCCCTCCCTCAGGGGCGAGGCAGCGGCTTGGGCCTTTGGGGAACAACTGGACCGACCCCTGGTCAATCCAGAGGGGCATCCCCACCTCAACAAGGGGGAGGTCCCATGCCAGAGAAGACCAAGAAACTGCGTGCCAAGACAGCCAAGGCCAAGGGCACGACGATGACGGTGATGGCCTCGGATACCGGCGAGGTCCCCGCCGGGAAGAGCGCCCACGCCCTCAAGAAGAGCCGCGGTATCGTCGGCAGCACTCGGACCACCGAGCGCTCCGTCAGCCGACGCCGCCCGCCCGGTGAGGGAAAGACGGCCCAGAGCCTCAAGCTGCCCCTGCCCGAGACCGGCAGCAGCACTTCGCGCCGCGAGACGATTCCGGACGAGGCCGCCGCCGCCTATCGCCAGGGGCACCGCCGCAAGACGGTGGCCACCGAGGAGGCCGCTGCCTACCGCCGCGAGGAGCGTCCCAAGGTCCCACGCAACGAGGCGAAGCAGCGCCAGGAGGCGCGCAGCAAGCGCGGCTCGCCCGTCCAGGGCCGCAAGAAGGCTCCGAGCGAGATGGACATCACCCGCCGGGGCGGACCGCGCAAGCGTCTCCCCCTGCACGGTGGCTGAGACTCCACGAGGGCTGTCCCCTGGCGCGCCCAGGCGGACGAGCTTTGGGAGCGCTCAGCCCCGCTTGCCACCGGCCGGGGGCGCCTTGCCTTTCTTCGCCTTGCCCTTCTGGAGCTTGTCCTTCGTGCCGGTCGGCTCGACGCTCGCCGCGATGGTCCGCAGCGCGTCCGTCAGGTCCTTGCTCGAGGGAGCGCGCTCCGGATCCACCAGCCATTGCAGCAGCAACCCGCTGAGGAGCGCCTGGTAGAACGAGCCGACCGCCCACGCCTTCCTGTCGGCGGTGGCATCCAGGTTCTGGAACAGCTGGGCCATTTGGACGCGCCCCGCCTCCAGACCGGTGGCGAGCTGCTCGCGGACCTCCGGCACGTGCCCGATGCTCGCGTAGACCTCGAGGCTCGCGGACACCATCCCCCGGTGCGTGGCGAACGACTCGAACACCCGCTTCCAGATGGCCTCGAACCGTTCCAGGGGCGAGGCCTCGGGTAAGAGCTCGGCGGCCAGCGCGCGCTTCATCTCCTCGCCCCACGCCTCGCACGTCTGGACGAGGGCCGCGTTCATCAGCGCCTCGGTGGATTTGAAGTGGTAGCCGATCGCCGCCAGGCTCGTTCCCGCCGCGGCGGCGATGTCGCGTGCTGTCGTCCGCGCGTACCCCTTCTCGTACAGGCAGCGCCTGGCTCCCGCGAGCAGATCCTCACGATTTCCCATGGTTGGGAGCATACCCGATGCCGGCACAAACGTCTTGGACACTTGTCCTAGACTTATGTTCAAGACGTTTGTACAAATGTCTCACCCATCATGAAAATCGCCATCGTCGGTCCCGGAGCCATCGGCAGCACATTCGCTTTTCATCTCGCTCGCGCGGGTCACGACGTGACGGTCGTCGCGCGCGGTGCACGCCTCGCGTGGCTCGAGAAGGAGCGCGCCATCGTCACCACGGAGGAGCAGCGCGCACCGGTCGAGGTGAGTGCCACGCTCGACGCCATCACCCCGTGGGATCTGGTGCTGGTCACCGTTCTCGAGCACCAGGTCGATGAGGTGCTGCCCGCGTTGCGACACAGCGCCGCGAAGCAGGTGATGTTCATGTTCAACACCTTCGCGCCACTCGACCGGTTGCGCGACGCGGTGGGGGCTCACCGCTTCGTCTTTGGCTTTCCGGCCATCTTCGCCGAGTTCAAGGACGGCAAACTCAAAGCGCAAGTCATCCCGCGCTCGCTCGCCGCGCTGCAGCTCACCATCGTGACGGACCCCGCGTGGGCCGAGATCTTCTCGAAGGCCGGCATCCCCACCGACACGCAGACCGAGATGCACAGCTGGTTGCGCACCCACGCCGCGGTGGTGGTGCCCGTGATGATCACCGC
This genomic window contains:
- a CDS encoding glutathione S-transferase N-terminal domain-containing protein, with the protein product MPAALEELARPVLIGRSSSHFTRVTRIFAAEMRVDYSFQVVRDLMSSNPEDYGGNPALRIPVLRTSRGVWFGALNVCRELWRRSSPSPRVVWPEDLDEPLLANAQELVLQAMATEVALIMAGLAGTSDSDAHRAKMRKGLSNMMSWLEENARPALASLPPHRDLSFLEVSLFCLVTHLEFRGVLPTDSYSELNTFCQRFATRASSGETTYRFDT
- a CDS encoding TetR/AcrR family transcriptional regulator; the encoded protein is MGNREDLLAGARRCLYEKGYARTTARDIAAAAGTSLAAIGYHFKSTEALMNAALVQTCEAWGEEMKRALAAELLPEASPLERFEAIWKRVFESFATHRGMVSASLEVYASIGHVPEVREQLATGLEAGRVQMAQLFQNLDATADRKAWAVGSFYQALLSGLLLQWLVDPERAPSSKDLTDALRTIAASVEPTGTKDKLQKGKAKKGKAPPAGGKRG
- a CDS encoding M13 family metallopeptidase — its product is MTIHNRRIPGAARVVLTTSAAAWLAACATSAPLDKAPAPTQPTAEAAPPARSPKPTYGGFGVDTAGMDTSVAPGDNFYRFVNGTWHDKVEIPADRSSYGMFTTLAEEASRRTRALIEESAGANAPEGSEVRKLGDLFASFMDEAAIEAKGMAPLAPELGRIAAIANRKQLAAALGDTLRADVDPLNTGHVNTDRLLGLWVSEDLNEPSRYAAYLLQGGLGLPDRDYYLVDNERFTEVRQKYQQHIAAMLRLAGITDPEARAKRILELERDIARVHWSQVDTRDVLKANNPWPREELARRAPGLDWDTYLGAAGLGQQREFIVWQPSALTGIAKLVGGAPLQTWKDYLTFHAIERAAPFLPKAFVEENFAFNGRVLSGAQQLRERWKRGVDVTGGAMGEAIGKLYVEKYFPPEAKAEADKMVRNIIAAFDRRIDALAWMSPETKKRAKEKLATLQVGIGHPARWRDYSELEIVRGDAYGNTERASRFEYQRDLRKLGKPVDRSEWFMVPQLVNALNSPQQNSIIFPAAILQPPFFDAHADPAVNYGGIGSVIGHEIVHSFDDVGAQFDARGKLENWWTQQDAAKFKAAGQALAAQYSAYRPLPDVSVNGELTLGENIADVAGLAIAHDAYRLSLGGQPAPVLDGFSGEQRFFLGFGQVWRNKYREPTLRRLLLTDGHSPGEYRASTVRNQDAWYEAFGATPGQALYLAPEQRVRIW
- a CDS encoding ketopantoate reductase family protein → MKIAIVGPGAIGSTFAFHLARAGHDVTVVARGARLAWLEKERAIVTTEEQRAPVEVSATLDAITPWDLVLVTVLEHQVDEVLPALRHSAAKQVMFMFNTFAPLDRLRDAVGAHRFVFGFPAIFAEFKDGKLKAQVIPRSLAALQLTIVTDPAWAEIFSKAGIPTDTQTEMHSWLRTHAAVVVPVMITATRVHERGSGLSWKESHEVALGLAEGFALVRSLGHLVTPSNVAVLGKLPAPLTTLGLWLLSRHPMMASLGGKGPGEARTLIDAMVAAAPARSARLQSLRP